The proteins below are encoded in one region of Anaerolineales bacterium:
- a CDS encoding zinc ribbon domain-containing protein, whose translation MPFQTSLGTLRDALLFGTALLGAFLAALWLALVFWTYRDLGRRSQDRLLRLLAALVVLLLGPLGVIIYLLLRPAATLDEVYQHALEEEALLSEIEARTQCPGCGARTLPDWQVCPACATRLRRACASCGQLLELPWRLCPFCAAPVVTRAENGDREPAPLTSN comes from the coding sequence ATGCCCTTTCAGACCAGCCTGGGAACCCTGCGAGACGCCCTGCTGTTCGGCACAGCGCTGCTGGGGGCATTCCTGGCCGCCCTGTGGTTGGCCCTGGTGTTCTGGACCTACCGTGACCTGGGCCGCCGCTCACAAGACCGCCTGCTGCGCCTGCTGGCGGCCCTGGTCGTCCTCCTGCTCGGGCCGCTCGGAGTGATCATCTACCTGCTGCTGCGCCCGGCTGCCACCCTGGACGAGGTCTACCAGCACGCCCTTGAAGAAGAAGCGCTGCTGAGCGAGATCGAAGCCAGGACCCAGTGCCCCGGCTGCGGCGCCCGGACGCTGCCCGACTGGCAGGTCTGTCCCGCCTGCGCCACCCGGTTGCGACGGGCCTGTGCTTCGTGCGGACAGCTGCTCGAACTTCCTTGGCGGCTATGCCCGTTCTGCGCCGCACCCGTTGTGACTCGAGCCGAGAACGGCGATCGCGAACCTGCTCCCCTGACCAGCAACTGA
- the radC gene encoding DNA repair protein RadC produces MTGYEVHRIADMPSGERPRERMQRLGSGALSDGELLAIVIHSGLRGRSAVQLAEMMLSAGSGLGGVQRMSFDDLCGMSGIGPAKAAQLQAAMEIGRRVSALTPEERPELQSPQDVARLVSYEMQALEQEHMRVLLCDTRNRLIRMVEVYKGSLNAASVRIGEVFREAIRANAAGLVVVHNHPSGDPTPSPEDVALTRSMVEAGRLLDIEVLDHLIVGQGRFVSLKGRGLGFA; encoded by the coding sequence GTGACGGGCTACGAAGTGCATCGAATCGCCGACATGCCCTCCGGTGAGCGCCCGCGAGAGCGCATGCAGCGTCTGGGGTCCGGTGCGCTGAGTGACGGCGAGCTGCTGGCGATTGTGATCCACAGTGGCCTTCGCGGCCGAAGCGCTGTCCAGCTGGCAGAAATGATGCTGTCCGCCGGGAGCGGTCTCGGCGGGGTGCAGCGGATGTCGTTCGATGATCTGTGCGGGATGAGCGGGATCGGTCCGGCCAAAGCCGCCCAGCTGCAGGCGGCCATGGAGATCGGGCGGCGTGTTTCCGCCCTGACGCCCGAGGAGCGACCGGAGTTGCAGAGCCCTCAGGATGTCGCCCGGTTGGTGTCGTATGAGATGCAGGCGCTCGAGCAGGAGCATATGCGGGTACTGCTGTGCGACACCCGGAACCGCCTGATCCGGATGGTGGAGGTCTACAAGGGGAGTCTGAACGCGGCCAGCGTGCGCATTGGTGAGGTCTTCCGTGAGGCGATCCGGGCCAATGCCGCGGGGTTGGTGGTCGTACACAACCATCCCAGCGGCGACCCCACACCCAGCCCCGAAGACGTCGCGCTGACGCGCAGCATGGTAGAGGCCGGCAGGCTGCTGGACATCGAGGTGCTCGACCATCTGATTGTGGGCCAGGGGCGGTTCGTCTCTCTGAAGGGCCGCGGCCTGGGTTTTGCCTGA